In Oryzias latipes chromosome 15, ASM223467v1, the sequence TGGTTTTACTCAGACATGAAATGGCTCTACACACATGATTGCAGATTTGGATAcgtttctaaaaacatttttgctaaaataGTTACATCTTACACCTTGCATAgacagagaaatgccacaaattCTTCAAAAATCTGTATTTACTTCAGCAGGTTTTCCAAGGTTAACAGTTTCAAACCATAGTGCGAGTTAGCACTAACtgcaactaaaaacaaaatcgCTGCTGCCCATGATCAGTAACGCATCGTTTCAGTACTGGTACAATACAAAGCCAAATCACTTGCTTTATAAGGatacagaaaacaaatatatCCTGGGAGAGAAAACTTcaccaactttttcatctttataTACAGCCAACCAGAAATCTATTTTCACAACAGAGAGCCACAACAGaagcaaaaatgattaaatatttGAGAGAACCACAGCAGAAATGAAGGTGAAAACAGTtccagaaaaaagaagaatgggAGGACAGTCACCCCTGAAccatcttttcttctttctcaaACATACAAAGACTTGGTGTTTGCTGGAAACGTCTCCAAGACATCACAGTATTTTGAACCACTTATGCGTGTACTTGACAGAATCAGTTTTTGAGCAGCTCACAATCCCAGCGTTTGCATTTCATTATACACCAAatgcttttgtttaaaaaaaaaaaatactgaaggatggaaaaatgttcatatttaaacCTGTCCTATGGTGTAACACATGAATAATACACACATTAAAACAGGAGGCATCTTGTATTCCTGCTGATGATGAACCAGTTATTCTACTGCAGTTTTACGTAATTACTTCACACAATACAAAAAGCTAAATATTACTTAGTTTCTCGAAGTGAAACCCATTCTTTCAAATCTGTTCTGACAGGTTTCCCTACTAGTCATTTTCAATGACAACCGTTCTCTTTATGAAACAAAtgtcctctgcagctgcagttctttgaCCAGTGACAGTAATCtgaaatgaccattttgttAGAGATCTGTAGTGTGAATCACAaagagcattaaaaaaatgacgagTTCATGGTTATCCTGAAGTAAACAAAGCACATTAAGTAAGAACTTTAATGTTTGGTGGATTATTTCTTTGTTGTAACATGCATTTGAGATCAGCAGCAGAACGGAGTATGTGGGTCTCTcaaaaaatagcttttctgcTCTCGTTaaagacctttttcttttaaacatctGGCTGCACCGACATTCTCAAACATATCCCATAGCTGTGCTGTGACTAGCCTAGCATGAGGAGGAGGTGCCAAactgtttgctgtttttccacataCTATTAAGGCTCCTGTTTATGAAATGAatacattaataaaaataaccaaaatgtcttcatttatcTAGTCCACCAAACAAGAGTGAATGGCAGTATAAGCTGGAGTAATAAAGGaagatttggctttttttttcatgggagCAACTCATCCTCCAATTGCATGTTCCTTACCAATATGGCAACACTTAAAAAGGTAATTATTAACTACACTAACATTCCAAAATATATTTCCAAGGAGTATCAACCCTAtcttaaatgtttgtgttatgTTTATGATTTGGGCCCTTATGTAATGTTCAAAGCAACCTTCCTTTTTTAACTAATGCTTTTATTCAGCACAGCTGAGTCCCTGTAAGCAAAAACCACTTATTCCAGCTAATCTGAGCACTCACAGTTTTAAGATTCAATAGCAACACCTTGTATTCATGTCCAAAAGTATATATAATTGCTAAATAAACtcctacaaaaacaaaagctggttcagaaccaaaaaccaaaaacttgacactttgtcatatttttaaaatcattttcttgCATAAAAAGTTACTAAAACTAAGTCTAAAGAAAGACTCCCTCACCCCTAATACTCTGATTTAAAAACaggatcaaaaatgtttgagatgacactggagaaaaagaaaagtaaaaataacaaaaccagtTATTTGATTATTCAGAAGTCCACAGCACCACAAGAGCTTACAAACATGACTATGGACCCATTAATAACTTGAAGACATGATTGCGAGTGTGGAAACAAAATAGTTTAGGGaaataagtaaaagaaaaaaaacagtctctAAGTGCAACATCAGACCTGCTGAAGTGACCAAAACAAATCCTGTTAGtcggaaacagaaacaaaagttaTTCCAGCCACCAAACAATAAAGCTTCAAATGCTCATCAGGTTGACAGTTATGTGActaaccttttttaaatttaaaccaaGGCATTTAATGGTAACAATATTGCAACATATGCAACtgccacacaaaaaaatgttaagctttaactgaaaaaaaaagagaaaagaaatcgAGGCtaaaatgaagctaaaaaacaaacaaacctgtaaACAACATTGTCATTAGCTGCTCTTCCAGTGTTCTGCACATCGTCAATGGAACCTGTACTTTCGTGCTGGTTTGAGACTGACGTATGTTTTCTTCATATCCTCAgtctcatttttctttacaagttGATATCGCTCTCCCTTTGTAGTTACAACCTGGTTACCGTGGTAGCGAACTAGTTTCTTTGGAGCCTGCAAGAGAAAGTCAGTCGAGATGTTGAAatttcagagcagaaaaagaagcagaagcagaagttAGCATAACGAAATCTTACGTCTTTGGGGGCAACAGGcctgtgtatttttttgtcttcttcccTGTCCACTAGCATGTACCTATTAACAAAGAACAGGTTTGTTACTCCGCAAAGCGAGATCATAGTTCGGCTAAACTGTGATGCAGTTGAACTCACTTTTCCAGGAtgctttcttttagtttttggtcTGCCACGGAGGAAATACTCTTTCCATGGTTGATCTTCAACAACCGGATAGCGTTAATTTAGTCCAATAATTTAcagaaggtaaaaataaaattgcaatcTGTGTGCACAACTTACATTAGGAGGGGTGGGGCTGAGCTGGACATCGCCCTCTATGATAAGGCGCACAGCTTCCTCCATGTCTCCTTTGGCAATGGAGAGGGCGCTTCGAGCCTCAGACAAGCTGCACTTTGGAAACATCTCCAGCAGGTGCTTCTCCTGGGACTCCCACTCAGACACTGGGACCTGGACACAATTGTTTATAGTCCTTTATTAGGTCAGTCGAATAATGTCAGCAGCAGGACAATGTGGTGAGAAAACTGTAATACATCAGAAAAGTTAGTTGAAACGACAACCTTGGCAGTGGCGCCCTCTGTCTGTGTTTTAAGGCACAGCAGTTCTTGTCCTGGAGGATCGCTGTGCAGGCTGGTGAGTTTCTGGGAAGTTTGCTCTGACCTCGTATTAGGGGGATCATTTTCTCCTTCAGCTGAAACTGGGGAgagcacaaaaaggaaaatatctgGCAAAAATTGCTcaacatctaaataaaaaaaagtttaaacaaacCAGACAACCCTCAATCTAAATAACAGACGACATGAAATACCTGTTGTCCGAGCAGTGGCAAGTTTTGAAGCCAGACTGAACATCATTTCACAAACCTTGACACTACAAGACAAAAAAGTTTGTATTATAAAATGAGACAGTGCTGTAACAGTCTGGCCTCGTTCCAAAAGCTTCAGGCGGGGTCTACCTATCAATTTCAGCGAATCCAGGAATGTAAGCTTCCAACATTTCTGCAAAGACCTCCACATCAAAGTTCTCTTCAACACTCTGCTGAGAGCCAAGGTCCTCCAAGACACCAGTGATGTAAGACAGAAGAACATCATCCAGTGTGCTACAATAATGGCAGGAAACATGTTAGTTGTTTTTCTCTAACAATATTTGCCTATGAAAGTATAAAAGCTCAATTATCTAGCAGTATTGTTTTGGATTttgagtatatatatatatatatatatatatatatatatatatatatatatatatatatatatatatatatatatatatatttaacccttgtgctatcttagcagaccccacccttacattggcgtgttctccctaccatgacaaaggtggataaaggtggaaagatttcatgtaatccatggacaccagtgaagatcacaaatcattgaagaaaaaaggttcagtactctgtctagtgggtctagatgaccctacccccaatgttaaaatgcctaggacagcacaagggatatatatatatatatatatatatatataattttttttaacaaaaagtgaTGTTTGTTGAAGGCAacatatttttcctgtttttaatgaTCCTTTAAGTGCGTTAGAGATTTTATCATGACATGGGGTTAGTACATAGACAACTGGGGGCCAACTCTAAAGCGGTTCCAGTCTAACAAAGGGCCACACAGGGGACAAACATGATTATTAAcccaatcttgtttttttttttaaactccagttagtcacaaaacagaaatgcaatACTGGGCATATATTTTAAGAGCCACCTGAATGCCTATTTGGGGAGGTATTATGGGCATTTGGGAATATTTAGGATTTGCTCAGGCCAAGTCCTAAAGATCCGGGCATCTCTTCTTTAACCTGGCTCCAAAAAGTGgcaaatggatggatggcagaATTTATTCTTACATGATTTTATGTGTACATCTGCTACACAGGTTTTAAACTATGATTTAAAGGGGTATatggcataataataataaaaaactttcAAACGGAACTTCCTAAAACTGTAAATATCTAATTATTGTACTTGACCTTTAAGTTTTATGCATAAAAATCTGATTTAAGGACAACAGTTACAAGGAAATCAGGTACAGTGTAATTTATATGATTTTCTCTGACAAACATATTAACGTGAATTTAGTGTGGTCCAGGGCGTTAGAGTTTGATGAACCATTAAGACAAGTGGAGTTGTTCAAGGGCTCACCTAATATCTGCATCAGGAATGTAAGTCTGGATAAATTCGTGCAGCGCACCGTGGATGATTTTGTGGAGGTCCATTGCGTTCTCCTGTCGAGCCACAGAGGAAATGAACAGAAATAAGAACCAGACAGAGGCGACTGCCAACTTTAAATAACCGATCCCGTCAGCTGTCAT encodes:
- the cuedc2 gene encoding CUE domain-containing protein 2; translation: MDLHKIIHGALHEFIQTYIPDADISTLDDVLLSYITGVLEDLGSQQSVEENFDVEVFAEMLEAYIPGFAEIDSVKVCEMMFSLASKLATARTTVSAEGENDPPNTRSEQTSQKLTSLHSDPPGQELLCLKTQTEGATAKVPVSEWESQEKHLLEMFPKCSLSEARSALSIAKGDMEEAVRLIIEGDVQLSPTPPNINHGKSISSVADQKLKESILEKYMLVDREEDKKIHRPVAPKDAPKKLVRYHGNQVVTTKGERYQLVKKNETEDMKKTYVSLKPARKYRFH